The Thamnophis elegans isolate rThaEle1 chromosome Z, rThaEle1.pri, whole genome shotgun sequence genome contains a region encoding:
- the LOC116521410 gene encoding olfactory receptor 5V1-like, which yields MILELSELENQTVIKEFILLGLSNDPQIQDFLLFFFMIIFLITVFGNMVIILVIRSELHLQTPMFFFLRHLAFVDICYSSVTVPKMLENFIQKQKTISKEGCIAQIAFFFQIAGAEVFILSAMAYDRYVAICHPLHYSRYLTKAVCNKMVCGAWLLGFFHSIGNALPLLNLNFCRNNVIKHYTCDLPPLLDLSCTETLTNYIILLIFVFALGFSSFLFSLVSYIRIISTILKIKSKKGRQKAFSTCSSHLIVVGLFYLTSFFHYMKPSSESLMDLDKVISIQYSILTPMLNPIIYSLKNKEIKSVLLKMFGKWRPIPHP from the coding sequence ATGATTCTTGAATTATCTGAGCTGGAAAATCAAACTGTAATAAAAGAGTTTATTCTGTTGGGACTCTCCAATGATCCACAGATACAagatttccttcttttcttcttcatgatcATATTTTTAATCACTGTCTTTGGGAATATGGTAATTATATTAGTGATCAGGTCTGAACTTCACCTTCAAACTCCCATGTTCTTCTTTCTCAGACATTTAGCTTTTGTTGATATTTGCTATTCCTCAGTCACTGTTCCAAAAATGCTGGAAAACTTTATCcaaaagcagaaaacaatttCCAAGGAAGGATGCATTGCACAGATTGCCTTCTTTTTCCAAATTGCTGGTGCAGAAGTATTCATCCTTTCAGCAATGGCTTATGATCGATATGTGGCTATATGTCACCCGCTACACTACAGTAGGTACTTGACAAAAGCGGTATGCAATAAAATGGTGTGTGGTGCTTGGCTCCTGGGTTTCTTTCATTCTATAGGCAATGCCCTTCCTTTGCTAAATCTCAATTTTTGCAGAAACAATGTCATTAAACATTATACTTGTGACCTTCCTCCACTCTTGGATTTGTCTTGTACAGAGACTCTCACTAATTATATTATTCTTCTAATATTTGTATTTGCATTAGGTTTTAGCTCATTTCTTTTCTCTCTAGTCTCTTACATTCGCATCATTTCAACCATCTTGAAAATTAAATCAAAAAAAGGCAGGCAAAAAGCTTTCTCCACCTGCAGTTCCCATCTAATTGTTGTGGGTTTATTTTACCTTACATCTTTTTTTCACTATATGAAGCCAAGTTCAGAATCACTCATGGATCTGGACAAAGTGATCTCTATTCAATATAGCATTTTAACTCCAATGTTAAACCCTATCATTTACAGTCTGAAAAACAAAGAGATCAAATCAGTTCTATtgaaaatgtttggaaaatggaGGCCCATTCCTCACCCCTGA